Proteins encoded within one genomic window of Glandiceps talaboti chromosome 3, keGlaTala1.1, whole genome shotgun sequence:
- the LOC144433445 gene encoding intraflagellar transport protein 88 homolog isoform X1, with amino-acid sequence MQNVHLAPENTDDLYSGYNDYNPSYDTETLEQDEAFQQAVKTSHGRRPPMTTAAKGRLATAMRGRAGVPSSMGRPTTGAVPAADGGVARPMTAVRAAGYTSAGNRGASFDPLNQRGPAPPLETKNEDTPEEKIKHLEKKVNELIEESCFAASRQELNLALEKAKEAGRKERILVRQREQMAANDQINLDLTYSVLFNLANMYEANEMFSEALNTYQVIVKNKMFSNAGRLKVNMGNIYFKQRNYPKSVKYYRMALDQVPNTHKDMRIKIMQNIGIVFVKMGQYSDAITSFSHIMGEKPDYQTAFNLLLCYFAIGDRDKMKRGFQQLLQVDLHVDEEDKYLPHPDDQHANLVLEAIKNDPMRIKDKEIKSNMERYVMASAKIIAPAIEPSFAAGYDWCVDCVKASMYTDLANDLEINKAVMYLKQKDITQAIETLKGFEKKDSKCASAAATNLSFLYFLQNEYNQADKYAEMAMQADRYNPNGLVNKGNCLFVQGDYEKAREFYQEAVRTDSSCTEGLYNLGLTHRQLNQFEDALDCFLKLHAILRNSPEVLYHIAHCYELLEETSQASEWYMQLIGVVTTDPGILSRLGELYDSEGDKSQAFQYHYESYRYFPSNIETIEWLGAYYIDSQFCEKAIHYFERAAVIQPNQVKWQLMIASCHRRSGNYQQALETYKAIHKKFPDNIECLKFLVRLCTDMGLKEVQEYATKLKKAEKAKELREQRATSGTRRSGSGRGPRGGSAGSDSGRAGSGGSGGSRSSAHGNRSSSGRRRGLPDNDDPYEADEQEVDASYVDPLGPSIERPKTAARSRDKVEDEFGDEELGEDLLPE; translated from the exons ATGCAGAACGTACACCTCGCACCAGAAAATACTGATGACTTGTACTCAGGGTACAATGATTATAATCCATCCTATGATACAGAG ACATTAGAACAGGATGAAGCCTTTCAACAAGCTGTGAAAACAAGTCATGGGAGAAGGCCTCCT ATGACAACTGCAGCCAAAGGCAGACTGGCAACAGCTATG CGTGGTAGAGCAGGTGTGCCATCATCAATGGGTAGACCAACAACTGGAGCAGTGCCTGCAGCA GATGGGGGTGTGGCTCGTCCAATGACAGCTGTAAGAGCAGCAGGCTATACATCAGCTGGGAATAGAGGAGCCTCATTTGATCCGTTGAATCAACGTGGACCAGCACCACCACTTGAAACCAAAAATGAAGACAC acctGAAGAGAAGATTAAACATCTGGAGAAGAAAGTCAATGAGCTGATTGAAGAAAGTTGTTTTGCAGCAAGCAGACAAGAATTGAATTTG GCACTGGAGAAAGCAAAAGAAGCAGGAAGAAAAGAACGTATCCTGGTACGACAGAGAGAACAAATGGCGGCTAATGATCAAATTAATTTAGATTTGACTTACTCG GTTTTGTTTAACCTTGCCAACATGTATGAAGCCAATGAGATGTTTTCAGAAGCTCTGAATACTTACCAGGTTATTGTCAAGAATAAGATGTTCTCTAATGCTG GTCGTCTGAAGGTCAACATGGGTAACATTTACTTCAAACAGAGAAACTATCCAAAATCTGTGAAGTATTACAGAATGGCATTGGATCAGGTTCCAAACACACATAAAGATATGAG AATTAAGATAATGCAGAATATTGGAATAGTGTTTGTCAAGATGGGTCAGTACAGTGATGCTATCACTTCCTTCTCTCATATCATGGGAGAAAAACCAGATTATCAAACTGCTTTCAATCTCCTTCTCTGTTACTTTGCCATCGGTGATCGGGATAAGATGAAACGTGGCTTTCAACAATTGCTACAAGTTGATCTACATGTAGATGAAGAAGACAAGTATCTGCCCCATCCA gatGATCAACATGCAAATCTAGTCCTGGAGGCAATTAAGAATGATCCAATGAGAATCAAGGATAAAGAGAT TAAGAGTAATATGGAGAGATACGTGATGGCATCAGCTAAGATAATAGCACCAGCAATTGAGCCTTCATTTGCTGCTGGTTATGACTG GTGTGTGGATTGTGTAAAGGCATCTATGTACACTGACCTTGCCAATGACCTTGAAATCAACAAGGCTGTCATGTATCTCAAACAGAAAGATATAACACAG GCCATTGAAACACTGAAGGGATTTGAAAAGAAGGATTCCAAGTGTGCTAGTGCTGCAGCTACCAACTTATCATTTCTTTACTTCttacaaaatgaatataacCAAGCTGACAAGTATGCTGAGATGGCAATGCAGGCTGATAGGTACAACCCAAATG GCTTGGTGAACAAGGGAAACTGTTTGTTTGTACAGGGTGATTATGAGAAAGCTAGGGAGTTCTATCAAGAAGCAGTCAGAACAGACTCCTCATGTACTGAAGGGTTATACAATTTAG gGTTAACTCATAGGCAACTGAATCAGTTTGAAGATGCCTTAGATTGCTTCTTAAAACTACATGCAATTTTACGGAACAGTCCTGAGGTGTTGTATCATATTGCCCATTGCTATGAATTACTGGAGGAGACATCTCAAGCCTCAGAGTGGTACATGCAGTTGATTGGTGTAGTCACTACAGATCCTGGTATTTTATCAAGACTTGGTGAATTATACGACAGTGAGGGAGACAAGTCACAAGCATTCCAGTATCATTATGAA TCCTACAGGTATTTTCCGTCCAACATTGAAACCATAGAATGGCTAGGAGCCTATTACATAGACTCACAGTTCTGTGAGAAAGCTATACATTATTTTGAGAGAGCTGCAGTGATTCAACCAAACCAGGTCAAATGGCAATTAATGATAGCAAGTTGTCATAGACGTAGTG GCAACTATCAGCAGGCCCTGGAAACATACAAAGCTATACACAAAAAATTCCCAGATAACATTGAAT GTCTGAAATTCTTAGTTCGTCTCTGTACTGACATGGGACTCAAAGAAGTACAAGAGTATGCTACAAAACTGAAGAAGGCAGAGAAAGCCAAAGAACTCAGAGAACAG CGTGCAACTAGTGGGACTCGGCGTAGTGGTAGTGGTCGTGGGCCTCGTGGTGGTAGCGCAGGTAGTG ATTCAGGACGAGCTGgaagtggtggtagtggtggtagccGTTCTAGTGCACATGGTAATCGGTCAAGTAGTGGACGTAGACGTGGATTACCTGACAATGATGACCCTTATGAAGCTGATGAACAGGAAGTGG ATGCTTCTTATGTTGACCCTCTTGGACCTAGCATTGAGAGACCCAAGACTGCTGCAAGATCTCGAGATAAAGTTGAAGATGAATTTGGAGATGAAGAATTGGGTGAAGACCTGTTGCCAGAGtaa
- the LOC144433445 gene encoding intraflagellar transport protein 88 homolog isoform X2, whose translation MQNVHLAPENTDDLYSGYNDYNPSYDTETLEQDEAFQQAVKTSHGRRPPMTTAAKGRLATAMRGRAGVPSSMGRPTTGAVPAADGGVARPMTAVRAAGYTSAGNRGASFDPLNQRGPAPPLETKNEDTPEEKIKHLEKKVNELIEESCFAASRQELNLALEKAKEAGRKERILVRQREQMAANDQINLDLTYSVLFNLANMYEANEMFSEALNTYQVIVKNKMFSNAGRLKVNMGNIYFKQRNYPKSVKYYRMALDQVPNTHKDMRIKIMQNIGIVFVKMGQYSDAITSFSHIMGEKPDYQTAFNLLLCYFAIGDRDKMKRGFQQLLQVDLHVDEEDKYLPHPDDQHANLVLEAIKNDPMRIKDKEIKSNMERYVMASAKIIAPAIEPSFAAGYDWCVDCVKASMYTDLANDLEINKAVMYLKQKDITQAIETLKGFEKKDSKCASAAATNLSFLYFLQNEYNQADKYAEMAMQADRYNPNGLVNKGNCLFVQGDYEKAREFYQEAVRTDSSCTEGLYNLGLTHRQLNQFEDALDCFLKLHAILRNSPEVLYHIAHCYELLEETSQASEWYMQLIGVVTTDPGILSRLGELYDSEGDKSQAFQYHYESYRYFPSNIETIEWLGAYYIDSQFCEKAIHYFERAAVIQPNQVKWQLMIASCHRRSGNYQQALETYKAIHKKFPDNIECLKFLVRLCTDMGLKEVQEYATKLKKAEKAKELREQRATSGTRRSGSGRGPRGGSAGNSGRAGSGGSGGSRSSAHGNRSSSGRRRGLPDNDDPYEADEQEVDASYVDPLGPSIERPKTAARSRDKVEDEFGDEELGEDLLPE comes from the exons ATGCAGAACGTACACCTCGCACCAGAAAATACTGATGACTTGTACTCAGGGTACAATGATTATAATCCATCCTATGATACAGAG ACATTAGAACAGGATGAAGCCTTTCAACAAGCTGTGAAAACAAGTCATGGGAGAAGGCCTCCT ATGACAACTGCAGCCAAAGGCAGACTGGCAACAGCTATG CGTGGTAGAGCAGGTGTGCCATCATCAATGGGTAGACCAACAACTGGAGCAGTGCCTGCAGCA GATGGGGGTGTGGCTCGTCCAATGACAGCTGTAAGAGCAGCAGGCTATACATCAGCTGGGAATAGAGGAGCCTCATTTGATCCGTTGAATCAACGTGGACCAGCACCACCACTTGAAACCAAAAATGAAGACAC acctGAAGAGAAGATTAAACATCTGGAGAAGAAAGTCAATGAGCTGATTGAAGAAAGTTGTTTTGCAGCAAGCAGACAAGAATTGAATTTG GCACTGGAGAAAGCAAAAGAAGCAGGAAGAAAAGAACGTATCCTGGTACGACAGAGAGAACAAATGGCGGCTAATGATCAAATTAATTTAGATTTGACTTACTCG GTTTTGTTTAACCTTGCCAACATGTATGAAGCCAATGAGATGTTTTCAGAAGCTCTGAATACTTACCAGGTTATTGTCAAGAATAAGATGTTCTCTAATGCTG GTCGTCTGAAGGTCAACATGGGTAACATTTACTTCAAACAGAGAAACTATCCAAAATCTGTGAAGTATTACAGAATGGCATTGGATCAGGTTCCAAACACACATAAAGATATGAG AATTAAGATAATGCAGAATATTGGAATAGTGTTTGTCAAGATGGGTCAGTACAGTGATGCTATCACTTCCTTCTCTCATATCATGGGAGAAAAACCAGATTATCAAACTGCTTTCAATCTCCTTCTCTGTTACTTTGCCATCGGTGATCGGGATAAGATGAAACGTGGCTTTCAACAATTGCTACAAGTTGATCTACATGTAGATGAAGAAGACAAGTATCTGCCCCATCCA gatGATCAACATGCAAATCTAGTCCTGGAGGCAATTAAGAATGATCCAATGAGAATCAAGGATAAAGAGAT TAAGAGTAATATGGAGAGATACGTGATGGCATCAGCTAAGATAATAGCACCAGCAATTGAGCCTTCATTTGCTGCTGGTTATGACTG GTGTGTGGATTGTGTAAAGGCATCTATGTACACTGACCTTGCCAATGACCTTGAAATCAACAAGGCTGTCATGTATCTCAAACAGAAAGATATAACACAG GCCATTGAAACACTGAAGGGATTTGAAAAGAAGGATTCCAAGTGTGCTAGTGCTGCAGCTACCAACTTATCATTTCTTTACTTCttacaaaatgaatataacCAAGCTGACAAGTATGCTGAGATGGCAATGCAGGCTGATAGGTACAACCCAAATG GCTTGGTGAACAAGGGAAACTGTTTGTTTGTACAGGGTGATTATGAGAAAGCTAGGGAGTTCTATCAAGAAGCAGTCAGAACAGACTCCTCATGTACTGAAGGGTTATACAATTTAG gGTTAACTCATAGGCAACTGAATCAGTTTGAAGATGCCTTAGATTGCTTCTTAAAACTACATGCAATTTTACGGAACAGTCCTGAGGTGTTGTATCATATTGCCCATTGCTATGAATTACTGGAGGAGACATCTCAAGCCTCAGAGTGGTACATGCAGTTGATTGGTGTAGTCACTACAGATCCTGGTATTTTATCAAGACTTGGTGAATTATACGACAGTGAGGGAGACAAGTCACAAGCATTCCAGTATCATTATGAA TCCTACAGGTATTTTCCGTCCAACATTGAAACCATAGAATGGCTAGGAGCCTATTACATAGACTCACAGTTCTGTGAGAAAGCTATACATTATTTTGAGAGAGCTGCAGTGATTCAACCAAACCAGGTCAAATGGCAATTAATGATAGCAAGTTGTCATAGACGTAGTG GCAACTATCAGCAGGCCCTGGAAACATACAAAGCTATACACAAAAAATTCCCAGATAACATTGAAT GTCTGAAATTCTTAGTTCGTCTCTGTACTGACATGGGACTCAAAGAAGTACAAGAGTATGCTACAAAACTGAAGAAGGCAGAGAAAGCCAAAGAACTCAGAGAACAG CGTGCAACTAGTGGGACTCGGCGTAGTGGTAGTGGTCGTGGGCCTCGTGGTGGTAGCGCAGGTA ATTCAGGACGAGCTGgaagtggtggtagtggtggtagccGTTCTAGTGCACATGGTAATCGGTCAAGTAGTGGACGTAGACGTGGATTACCTGACAATGATGACCCTTATGAAGCTGATGAACAGGAAGTGG ATGCTTCTTATGTTGACCCTCTTGGACCTAGCATTGAGAGACCCAAGACTGCTGCAAGATCTCGAGATAAAGTTGAAGATGAATTTGGAGATGAAGAATTGGGTGAAGACCTGTTGCCAGAGtaa